In one Zymobacter palmae genomic region, the following are encoded:
- a CDS encoding penicillin-binding protein 1A yields MKSITRIVLTLVSLALSVTAAITLAVVGMVIYFTPSLPDINNLQHYQLSTPLRIYSSDDKLIGEFGEQHRQIVSYDDLPPHLVNAFLAAEDQDFFHHAGVDPKGIGRALAYMAGYGKVRSGGSTITMQVARNYLLTLDQTFSRKIREIMLSLQMERILSKQQIFELYVNKIYLGQGAYGAGAAAQVYFNKPIDQLTLPEAATIAGLPKAPSAFNPVVNPIRSLDRRNWILSRMRQANTITEQQYRDALETPLDVRQAHSDMQLQAPYIAEMARQYAVRHFGEQAYTNGYTIKTTINSAEQEAARQALIDGLVAYDVRHGWRGVEQKGIPKTLVEAQQRASRTSAADEEQAVSADVKQATRRAAERSVARIPGIDGDVSNWMHELNNAANVGPLEPAIVVSADGQQIKALRRNGTLITLSGDDVRWAARARAASPVTGDMIRVLPLKDGGWKLSQVPRIEGAIVVLDPTTGAIRALQGGFSDASSSFNRATQARRQPGSTFKPFIYLAALDQGNMTPATVLNDAPIVESQGGKVWRPENDNRTFQGPTRLRVGLYTSRNMIVIRALNEVGVDKAIDMLVRMGFQRDQMPPGLSLALGSASLTPLEMARGYAEIANGGFKVEPWYIQSVTQNDDPTNLLEQQEGYHLPPVACPNCSTTATTTTLADGKTYPVAERIVDPAAVYMIQDIMRDVIVRGTGQRASVLHRSDLSGKTGTSNDQRDAWFAGFNANLVTTVWVGMDNNSPTGEYGAQAALPIWVQFMGQALKGKPNAIMPPPDNIVRARIDPDSGLRLRDEQPGGISEVFRADNLPQFKEMTIDPELQQKSGSEGTASYDSIF; encoded by the coding sequence ATGAAGTCGATCACACGCATAGTCTTAACTCTTGTCTCTCTGGCACTCTCGGTTACGGCGGCTATTACGCTGGCTGTAGTCGGCATGGTCATCTATTTCACGCCAAGCCTGCCGGACATCAACAATCTCCAGCACTATCAGCTGTCGACCCCGCTGCGCATCTACAGCAGCGATGACAAGCTGATCGGTGAGTTTGGGGAACAGCACCGCCAGATCGTGTCTTATGACGATCTGCCGCCTCATCTGGTCAATGCCTTTTTGGCCGCCGAGGATCAGGATTTCTTCCACCATGCTGGGGTAGATCCCAAAGGCATCGGGCGCGCGCTCGCCTACATGGCGGGTTACGGCAAGGTGCGCTCAGGCGGGAGTACCATCACGATGCAGGTGGCGCGCAACTACCTGCTGACCCTCGACCAGACCTTCTCGCGCAAGATTCGCGAAATCATGCTGTCACTGCAGATGGAGCGCATCCTGTCCAAACAGCAGATTTTTGAGCTGTACGTGAACAAGATCTATCTGGGGCAAGGAGCTTACGGAGCGGGTGCTGCGGCACAGGTCTACTTCAACAAGCCGATCGACCAGTTGACGCTGCCTGAAGCGGCGACGATTGCCGGGCTGCCGAAGGCGCCTTCTGCCTTCAACCCCGTCGTGAACCCCATCCGTTCGCTGGACCGCCGCAACTGGATCCTCAGTCGCATGCGTCAGGCCAATACCATCACCGAGCAGCAGTATCGTGACGCGCTGGAAACACCGCTTGATGTTCGCCAAGCGCACTCCGACATGCAGCTGCAGGCCCCTTACATCGCAGAAATGGCACGCCAGTACGCAGTTCGCCACTTTGGTGAACAGGCCTACACCAACGGCTACACCATCAAGACCACCATCAACAGTGCTGAACAGGAAGCGGCTCGGCAGGCACTGATCGACGGGCTGGTCGCGTATGACGTGCGCCACGGCTGGCGCGGCGTAGAGCAGAAAGGCATTCCGAAGACGCTGGTGGAAGCACAACAGCGTGCAAGCCGTACAAGCGCAGCGGATGAAGAGCAGGCGGTGTCGGCAGACGTCAAACAGGCCACTCGCCGCGCTGCCGAACGCAGCGTAGCGCGCATTCCCGGTATCGACGGCGACGTTTCCAACTGGATGCACGAGCTGAACAATGCCGCCAATGTCGGCCCGCTCGAACCTGCGATCGTGGTCAGCGCTGACGGCCAGCAGATCAAGGCGCTGCGCCGCAACGGTACGCTGATCACCCTAAGCGGTGACGACGTTCGTTGGGCCGCACGTGCCCGCGCCGCATCGCCGGTAACCGGCGACATGATCCGCGTGCTGCCACTGAAGGACGGTGGCTGGAAGCTTTCTCAGGTACCGCGCATCGAAGGGGCCATCGTGGTGCTTGATCCGACCACGGGCGCCATCCGCGCACTGCAAGGGGGCTTCAGCGACGCCAGCAGCAGCTTCAACCGCGCAACACAGGCACGTCGCCAGCCGGGTTCCACCTTCAAGCCGTTCATCTATCTGGCCGCACTGGATCAAGGCAACATGACCCCAGCGACCGTACTGAACGATGCCCCGATCGTCGAATCCCAAGGCGGCAAGGTATGGCGTCCTGAGAACGACAACCGCACCTTCCAGGGACCGACACGTCTGCGTGTGGGGCTGTACACCTCGCGTAACATGATCGTGATCCGCGCCCTGAACGAAGTGGGCGTCGATAAAGCCATCGACATGCTGGTGCGCATGGGGTTCCAACGCGACCAAATGCCGCCGGGCCTGTCGCTGGCACTGGGGAGCGCGTCGCTCACGCCGCTGGAAATGGCACGCGGCTATGCTGAAATTGCCAACGGCGGCTTCAAGGTCGAACCGTGGTACATCCAGAGCGTGACGCAGAACGATGATCCGACCAACCTGCTGGAACAGCAGGAAGGCTATCATCTGCCGCCAGTCGCCTGTCCAAACTGCAGCACAACGGCGACCACGACAACACTGGCTGATGGCAAGACCTATCCGGTAGCCGAACGCATTGTTGATCCTGCCGCGGTCTACATGATCCAAGACATCATGCGCGACGTTATCGTGCGCGGCACTGGGCAGCGCGCCAGCGTTCTACACCGCAGCGACCTGTCAGGCAAGACCGGGACATCCAACGATCAGCGTGATGCGTGGTTTGCAGGCTTCAATGCCAACCTCGTCACCACGGTCTGGGTCGGTATGGACAACAACTCCCCGACGGGTGAGTACGGCGCTCAGGCCGCCCTTCCCATCTGGGTGCAGTTCATGGGCCAGGCCCTGAAAGGCAAACCGAACGCCATCATGCCGCCGCCGGACAACATCGTTCGTGCCCGCATTGATCCGGACAGCGGTCTGCGCCTGCGCGATGAACAACCGGGCGGCATCTCGGAAGTCTTCCGCGCCGACAACCTGCCTCAGTTCAAGGAAATGACAATCGATCCTGAGCTACAGCAGAAATCAGGATCGGAAGGCACGGCAAGCTACGACTCGATCTTCTAA